The following coding sequences are from one Shewanella eurypsychrophilus window:
- the codB gene encoding cytosine permease: MANDNNYSLGPVPISARKGMLSLTMVMLGLTFFSASMWTGGTLGTGLSFNDFLLAVLLGNLILGIYTSCLGYIGAKTGLSTHLLARYSFGIKGSWLPSLLLGGTQVGWFGVGVAMFAIPVHKATGIDTNVLIIISGLMMTATVYFGIAALMVLSAIAVPAIALFGGFSALTAIESIGGLEGLNSLIPKEPMAFSTALVLVVGSFISAGTLTADFVRFGKKPMGAVFITMTAFFIGNSLMFIFGAAGAAATGQSDISEVMIAQGLLIPAIVILGLNIWTTNDNALYASGLGFSNITGLPSKYLSILNGIIGTLCALWLYNNFVGWLTFLSAAIPPIGGIIIADYLKNRDKYKDFSTAKFSNINWAAILGVAIGVAAGHLLPGIVPINAVLAGAMSYLILDSLLKRLTSTSDSTKEITNE, from the coding sequence GTGGCAAACGATAATAATTACAGCTTAGGGCCAGTGCCAATATCGGCAAGAAAGGGGATGCTCTCGCTAACCATGGTGATGCTGGGACTGACCTTCTTTTCGGCCAGCATGTGGACTGGCGGTACCTTAGGCACCGGACTCTCCTTTAATGATTTTCTGCTGGCAGTGCTACTAGGTAACCTCATCCTCGGCATTTATACATCTTGTTTAGGGTATATAGGGGCTAAAACCGGACTATCTACCCATCTACTGGCCCGTTACTCTTTTGGCATTAAGGGCTCGTGGCTACCTTCATTACTGCTAGGCGGCACACAAGTCGGTTGGTTTGGCGTTGGAGTCGCCATGTTCGCTATTCCAGTTCATAAAGCTACGGGTATAGATACCAACGTACTGATCATCATCTCAGGTCTTATGATGACGGCCACGGTTTACTTCGGCATTGCCGCCTTGATGGTGCTATCCGCCATAGCAGTACCCGCTATCGCCCTATTTGGTGGTTTCTCAGCCTTGACTGCCATTGAGAGTATCGGTGGACTGGAGGGGTTAAATAGTCTTATTCCTAAGGAGCCGATGGCCTTCTCAACCGCTTTAGTGCTTGTGGTTGGCTCATTTATCTCTGCGGGGACCCTCACCGCCGACTTCGTCCGTTTCGGTAAGAAGCCTATGGGGGCTGTATTTATCACGATGACAGCCTTTTTTATTGGTAACTCTCTGATGTTTATCTTCGGCGCAGCAGGCGCTGCGGCCACTGGTCAGTCTGATATTTCTGAGGTGATGATAGCCCAAGGTCTACTCATCCCAGCGATTGTCATTTTGGGTTTAAACATTTGGACCACTAACGATAATGCCCTCTATGCCTCGGGGCTGGGATTTTCGAATATCACCGGGCTGCCCAGCAAGTACCTGTCTATACTCAACGGCATAATAGGTACACTTTGTGCACTTTGGTTGTATAATAATTTTGTGGGATGGTTGACCTTTCTGTCTGCAGCAATCCCCCCTATAGGCGGGATAATCATTGCCGATTACTTAAAGAATCGTGACAAATACAAAGATTTTTCAACCGCCAAATTTTCCAATATCAACTGGGCAGCTATCTTAGGTGTTGCAATAGGTGTCGCTGCCGGTCACCTTCTCCCGGGTATTGTCCCTATAAATGCAGTATTAGCCGGCGCCATGAGTTATCTCATCTTAGACTCACTGCTCAAACGGTTAACGTCAACTTCAGATTCAACAAAAGAGATCACCAATGAATAG